Proteins co-encoded in one Planctomycetaceae bacterium genomic window:
- a CDS encoding amidohydrolase family protein → MNPHAADRSRSDLTRRTFVLGTAALSASAAMGAPAQDKPVPIIDTHIHLFDGSRPQGAPYVGPGGDSPTISLPDDYRRLAVPLGISGAIKVEASPWVEDNLWALQVMQPDDMMLGLVGNLRPESPDFPELLIRHAKNPLFRGIRHGNLWGYDLTKMVSNDDFIKGMRLLSETDLSLDIANPTVPLLEAVMKVNDSVPDLRIIIDHLPGLEPTPATQAAYDKAMAELHRRKNIFVKLSAVIHRIDGKIVKDPDVHRPRLDRLIDVFGDDRIIFGSDWPNSDGVAPLDQIVGIVKAYFADKPRELQEKYFWKNSVKAYKWKPRAANQPREA, encoded by the coding sequence ATGAACCCTCACGCCGCCGATCGTTCACGTTCCGATCTGACACGCCGAACGTTTGTTCTGGGAACAGCGGCGCTGAGTGCGTCCGCGGCAATGGGTGCGCCAGCGCAGGACAAGCCGGTCCCGATCATTGATACTCACATCCATCTGTTCGACGGCTCGCGTCCCCAGGGAGCCCCGTACGTCGGGCCGGGCGGAGATTCGCCGACGATTTCTCTTCCGGATGACTATCGCCGGCTGGCTGTTCCGCTGGGAATCTCGGGAGCCATCAAGGTCGAAGCCAGCCCGTGGGTCGAAGACAACCTTTGGGCGCTGCAGGTCATGCAGCCCGATGACATGATGCTGGGACTGGTCGGCAACCTTCGTCCGGAGTCTCCCGACTTTCCGGAGCTGCTGATTCGGCACGCAAAGAACCCGCTGTTCCGCGGCATTCGTCACGGCAACCTGTGGGGCTATGACCTGACGAAGATGGTCAGCAATGATGACTTCATAAAGGGCATGCGACTGTTGTCAGAAACCGACCTGTCGCTGGACATCGCTAATCCGACGGTGCCGCTTCTGGAAGCTGTGATGAAAGTAAATGACAGCGTGCCCGATCTGCGAATCATCATCGACCACCTGCCGGGGCTGGAACCGACTCCTGCAACTCAGGCCGCCTATGACAAGGCCATGGCCGAACTGCATCGCCGAAAAAACATCTTTGTCAAACTGTCGGCCGTGATTCATCGCATTGACGGCAAGATCGTGAAGGATCCGGATGTACATCGACCGCGGCTGGACCGGCTGATTGATGTGTTCGGAGACGACCGGATCATCTTCGGCAGCGACTGGCCGAACAGCGACGGCGTCGCTCCGCTGGATCAGATCGTCGGCATCGTCAAAGCCTACTTCGCCGACAAGCCGCGCGAGCTTCAGGAAAAGTACTTCTGGAAGAACTCCGTGAAAGCCTACAAGTGGAAACCCCGCGCCGCGAATCAGCCGCGCGAGGCGTAG
- a CDS encoding aldo/keto reductase gives MQYRRMGRTGLKVSEFCLGTMTFGHGTSEHDAERIVREALDAGVNFFDTANAYSDGQSEIMLGKALQGHRDQAVVATKFFNPMGTGPNDSGMSRRHIMRAIDDSLKRLRMEYVDLYYIHHVDVQTPIEEALRAIDDLIHQGKVCYAACSNYPAWRLSEALWTSERHGLHRIECYQPQYSLVVRDIEQEILPLCRHTDLGVVCWGPLAGGFLSGKYAPGSRRLEGTRSAEGWVFSESWFAASADQTLETVLRIARELGRSPAQVALRWVLDRPGITAAIAGARTIEQWRDNLGCVGWSLPEEAMRELTAVSALPDRYPESIEKSMHLRRDNAVRSPTR, from the coding sequence ATGCAGTATCGGCGCATGGGACGAACCGGGCTGAAGGTTTCCGAGTTTTGTCTGGGGACCATGACGTTTGGTCACGGCACCAGCGAGCACGATGCCGAACGCATTGTTCGCGAGGCTCTGGACGCCGGAGTCAATTTCTTCGACACCGCGAATGCCTACAGCGACGGGCAGTCGGAAATCATGCTCGGAAAAGCGCTGCAGGGTCACCGCGACCAGGCCGTCGTGGCCACGAAGTTCTTCAATCCCATGGGCACAGGACCAAACGATTCCGGGATGTCCCGTCGTCACATCATGCGCGCGATCGACGACAGCCTGAAGCGGCTGCGGATGGAGTATGTGGACCTGTACTACATCCATCATGTCGACGTGCAGACGCCGATCGAAGAAGCTCTGCGGGCGATTGACGACTTAATTCATCAGGGAAAAGTGTGCTATGCCGCGTGCAGCAACTACCCCGCGTGGCGATTGTCCGAAGCGCTGTGGACCAGCGAACGGCACGGCCTGCATCGCATCGAGTGTTATCAGCCGCAGTACAGTTTGGTGGTCCGTGACATCGAACAGGAAATCCTGCCGCTGTGCCGCCACACCGATCTGGGAGTCGTGTGCTGGGGACCGCTGGCGGGCGGATTTCTTTCCGGCAAGTATGCTCCCGGAAGCCGGCGGCTTGAAGGCACGCGTTCGGCTGAAGGCTGGGTGTTTTCCGAGAGCTGGTTCGCGGCCAGCGCCGATCAGACACTCGAAACGGTGCTGCGCATCGCGCGGGAGCTGGGACGTTCGCCGGCTCAGGTCGCTCTTCGCTGGGTACTTGACCGGCCGGGAATCACGGCGGCGATTGCCGGCGCCAGAACCATCGAACAATGGCGCGACAACCTGGGTTGTGTCGGATGGTCGCTGCCGGAGGAGGCGATGCGGGAACTGACCGCCGTGTCTGCGCTGCCGGACCGCTATCCCGAATCCATCGAAAAGTCGATGCATCTGCGGCGCGACAATGCGGTCCGCTCGCCGACCCGATGA